The Thermasporomyces composti region CGCTCACCCAGCGATTCCTCGCCCGCCTCACCGCTCGCCACGCTCGGCAGGACGCCCGGGTCGAGCAGCCTCCCGTGGCACTGCCACGGCAGCGCACCACCTCGGAGTCCGCCACCGTCAGCGGTGCAGCTGACCCTGGTGAGCGTCGCCTCACGCCGCACACGGGAGTGGTGGCGATCACGCGCCCATCGCGTGGTACCCGCCGTCGACGTGGATGATCTCGCCGGTCGTCTTGGGGAAGAAGTCCGACAGCAGGGCGACGCACGCCCGACCCGTCGCCTCCCGGTCGTCGGCGTCCCACCCCAGGGGAGCGCGCGGCGCCCAGATGCTCTCGACCTGCTCGAAACCGGGGATCCCCTTCGCCGCGATGGTCTTGGTCGGGCCGGCGGAGACGAGGTTCACCCGGATGCCCTTGGGCCCGAGGTCGCGGGCGAGGTAGCGAGCGCAGGACTCCAGGCCGGCCTTGGCGACACCCATCCAGTCGTACGCCGGCCACGCCACCGAGGCGTCGAACGTCAAGCCCACGATCGAGCCGCCGTGCTGCATGAGTGGCAGCGCCGCCATGGCCAGAGCCTTGAACGAGTAGGTCGAGACGTGGAGCGCGGTGGCGACGTCGGGCCAGCTTGTCTGGAGGAAGTTGCCGCCCAGCGCCTCCTGCGGCGCGAAGGCGATCGAGTGCACCACGCCGTCGAGCCGGTCGACGTGGGCGCGCAGCGAGTCCGCGAGCCCGGCCAGGTGCTCCTCGTTGGTGACGTCGAGCTCCAGGACGGCCGGCTCGACCGGAAGTCGCTTGGCGATGCGCCGCGTGATCGACAGGGCTCGACCGAAGTTGGTGATGACGACCTGGGCGCCCTGCTCCTGCGCCACCTTCGCGACCGCGAAGCCGAGCGAGGTGTCCATGGTCACGCCCGCGACCAGGATGCGCTTGCCCTCGAGGATTCCACCCATGTCAGTGCCCCATTCCGAGTCCGCCGTCGACCGGGATGACCGCGCCGGTGATGTACGCCGCCTCGTCGCTCGCCACCCACCGGATCACCCGGGCGACCTCCTCCGGCGTGGTGTACCGGCCGAGTGGGATCTGGGCGAGGTACTGCTTTTGTAGCTCCTCGGACAGCTGCGCGGTCAGGGCGGTTTCGACAAAACCAGGCGCCACGACGTTGGCGGTGATGCCTCTCGACCCGAGCTCGCGGGCGATGGAGCGCGCCATGCCGACCATGCCGGCCTTGCTCGCCGCGTAGTTGACCTGGCCGGCGCTCCCGAGGAGGCCGACGACGGAGGAGACGAAGATGATCCGACCGCGACGCAGCCGCAGCATGCCCTTGGCGGCACGCTTGGCCACCCGGTAGGCGCCGGTGAGGTTGGTCTCGATGACCTGGGACCAGTCCTCCTCGCTCATCCGGAGCAGCAGGGTGTCACGGGTGATACCGGCGTTCGCGACGAGAACCTCGACCGGTCCCTGCTTCTCCTCAACCTCCGCGAACGCCGCCTCGACGGTCTCCGGTTCGGTGACGTCGCACTTGACCGCGAGGAAACCGGCCGGCGGCTCGCCTCCGCGGTAGGTGATGGCGACGTTGTCGCCCACCTCGGCGAACGCCTGAGCCACGGCGAGTCCGATACCCCGGTTGCCGCCGGTCACGAGCACCGATCGAGCCACGAACGCCTCCTGTAGTCACGCTGTCACAGTCGGGCAAGACGCACCCGTTCCGGGACGCTAGCAGCCTCGAGCCCGAGACCTTCGTCTGAGGCTTTCACACCCGCGCGCGTGTCGTAACCCCGACCGAGGCGCCGGCTGGCCGAGGCCGGACGAGCGCGCGAGACGGCTCCATGTCGGGACGGCCGTCTCGAGCCACGCCCGCGTAGGCTTCGGCCCGTGGCTCGTTCACCGCGCATCGTCTGCCTCGACACCACCGTCGTCACCCCCGACGGCGTCCCGTTGGCCACCGACGTCACCGTCGCCGACGACGGCGAGCGCCATCCCGTCCTGTTGTTCCGCACGCCGTACGGCCGCGCCTCGGTGCGCGGCGCTCACGACGCCATCGGCTTGGCGAGGCTGGGGTGGGCCGTCGTCACCCAGGACGTGCGCGGCCGATGGGACTCCGGCGGAGCGTTCCTGCCGTTCCGGTCCGAACGAGCCGACGGCGCGCACACCATCGCGTGGTGCGCGTCGCAGCCGTGGTCCAACGGCGCGGTCGTCATGGCGGGCGCCTCCTACAACGGCTTCACCCAGTGGCTCGCCCTGGCCGACCGGCCGACCCCACTGCGCGCCATCGCACCGGCCGTCTCGGGCCCGAGCGTCCGCGACGCGGTCTACGAGGGTGGGGCGTTGCAGTACGGCGTCTTCACCGCGTGGACGCTCGGCATCGGCGCGTTGGGGAGCGCCAGCCTCGACCGCGCGGTGGTCGCCGCCGCCCTCGCCGAGCTCGACGGGTGGCCACGCTCCCTCAGTGAGGGGATCGAGAAGAGCACACTGCCGCAGATCAGTCCCGACTGGACACGCTGGCTCGACCCCGAGGACGAAGCGCTGTGGTCGTCCCTCGACGCCACCCCTGCCGTGTCGGGGCTCGACATCGCCGGCTACCACCTCGCCGGTTGGCACGACCTGTTCTGTGAGAGCACGCTGCGCGGGTACCAGCTCCTCACCGGCGAGAGCGCCGACGAGCGGACGAGGCGTCGGCAGCGGCTGGTGGTCGGCCCCTGGTCGCACGCGAGCATGCTGCGTCGGTCGACCGGCGACCTGGACTTCGGCGTGGCGGCGCAGGGCGAGTTCAACGGACTCCTCGAGGAGCAGGTGGCGTTCCTGACCGGAGCCGTCGCCGGGCATGACGTGCCGTCCGGCGTGCGTGTCTTCGTCATGGGGACGAACCGCTGGCTGGACCTTGCCGCCTGGCCTCCGCCGAGCGACCCGACACCGCTCTTCCTCACCCACGAGGACGGGCAGCGCCGCCTGCGCTGGTCGCCGGCACAGACCGAGGGAACCGACCGTTACCGGCACGACCCCACCAACCCCGTGCCGACGATTGGCGGCCGCACCCTGCACCCCACCCCGCCGCAGGCCGGTCCGCTCGACCAGCGTGTCCTCGACAGCCGTCCGGACGTCGTCATCTACACGAGCGACCCACTCGAACGGGATCTCACCATCATCGGAACGGTCGAGGCACACGTCGTCCTCTCGTCCACGGCCGAGGAGACGGACGTCACCGTGAAGCTCGTCGACGTGCACCCCGACGGCGCGGCGATGCTCGTCGTCGACTCGATCC contains the following coding sequences:
- the fabI gene encoding enoyl-ACP reductase FabI → MGGILEGKRILVAGVTMDTSLGFAVAKVAQEQGAQVVITNFGRALSITRRIAKRLPVEPAVLELDVTNEEHLAGLADSLRAHVDRLDGVVHSIAFAPQEALGGNFLQTSWPDVATALHVSTYSFKALAMAALPLMQHGGSIVGLTFDASVAWPAYDWMGVAKAGLESCARYLARDLGPKGIRVNLVSAGPTKTIAAKGIPGFEQVESIWAPRAPLGWDADDREATGRACVALLSDFFPKTTGEIIHVDGGYHAMGA
- the fabG gene encoding 3-oxoacyl-[acyl-carrier-protein] reductase, with protein sequence MARSVLVTGGNRGIGLAVAQAFAEVGDNVAITYRGGEPPAGFLAVKCDVTEPETVEAAFAEVEEKQGPVEVLVANAGITRDTLLLRMSEEDWSQVIETNLTGAYRVAKRAAKGMLRLRRGRIIFVSSVVGLLGSAGQVNYAASKAGMVGMARSIARELGSRGITANVVAPGFVETALTAQLSEELQKQYLAQIPLGRYTTPEEVARVIRWVASDEAAYITGAVIPVDGGLGMGH
- a CDS encoding CocE/NonD family hydrolase, translated to MARSPRIVCLDTTVVTPDGVPLATDVTVADDGERHPVLLFRTPYGRASVRGAHDAIGLARLGWAVVTQDVRGRWDSGGAFLPFRSERADGAHTIAWCASQPWSNGAVVMAGASYNGFTQWLALADRPTPLRAIAPAVSGPSVRDAVYEGGALQYGVFTAWTLGIGALGSASLDRAVVAAALAELDGWPRSLSEGIEKSTLPQISPDWTRWLDPEDEALWSSLDATPAVSGLDIAGYHLAGWHDLFCESTLRGYQLLTGESADERTRRRQRLVVGPWSHASMLRRSTGDLDFGVAAQGEFNGLLEEQVAFLTGAVAGHDVPSGVRVFVMGTNRWLDLAAWPPPSDPTPLFLTHEDGQRRLRWSPAQTEGTDRYRHDPTNPVPTIGGRTLHPTPPQAGPLDQRVLDSRPDVVIYTSDPLERDLTIIGTVEAHVVLSSTAEETDVTVKLVDVHPDGAAMLVVDSIRRVQTTPGRPQQVDLTVGSTALTFRAGHRIRVEIASSNYPRFDTCEAAEQTIHHGGRAASRIVLPVVGATVMAS